In Pseudoalteromonas sp. NC201, a single window of DNA contains:
- a CDS encoding hemolysin, giving the protein MLKASLTTLGLLSTLLSTYTYADSCPGQVFGINAGRGDIGILFGLDEGAGQASANSLAAFSSAALAYDTSSARWYYASAPRPIDYKVDTSHLNLPADADIPIEGKKHRYVQLAYFDGTSHTIVGRTAYLVGLAYDSTNDRLIGTSYDSIYSIDKNTGDATKLSDLPSLAGKYRGDLEFYNGRLILVTSAAVYQVNTNDFSVTKLSDHDLTAVTGASLNSNGELIISRVIINDAGHTNKSAIYKLNPDTGSTCYINTLPIRINDLTYNPNGSNTCYTVSGCGGTPTPPSPPSFTLTSIENTVYEGSTLSYQITLSKAFEQDVSFSVAVNDVTTQSNDYVAPPTSLVIPTGSTTATIQIATIDDTEYTGDRELSLGVTGVSNTSGNETLSGNILDNETACVPDNYTRINYAFVREDSLFNNDWGIKVNGQYIKLLDEYGSAGSYDILQGQSFTYVLAIDGNSNALSTKYQVSGTNQRWEDQNDNDYNDFEVSVTTQTIQKGCN; this is encoded by the coding sequence ATGTTAAAAGCATCACTCACAACACTTGGTTTACTCTCAACATTACTTTCCACATACACCTATGCAGATAGTTGCCCAGGTCAGGTTTTTGGTATTAACGCTGGCCGCGGCGATATTGGTATTTTGTTTGGCCTAGATGAAGGTGCAGGACAAGCCAGCGCCAATAGTTTAGCCGCTTTTAGTTCGGCAGCACTCGCCTATGATACTAGCAGTGCGCGTTGGTACTATGCATCCGCACCAAGGCCAATCGATTATAAAGTTGACACTAGTCATCTAAACTTACCAGCTGACGCAGATATTCCCATTGAAGGTAAAAAACATCGCTATGTTCAACTGGCATATTTTGATGGAACCTCCCATACCATAGTCGGTAGAACGGCTTATTTGGTGGGATTGGCATATGACAGCACAAACGATAGACTCATTGGAACGAGTTACGATTCTATTTACAGCATAGATAAAAACACAGGCGACGCGACTAAGCTCTCGGATCTCCCCTCATTGGCGGGAAAATACCGCGGCGATCTTGAGTTTTATAATGGTCGCTTGATTCTAGTCACGAGTGCAGCCGTTTACCAAGTTAATACCAACGACTTTTCTGTGACTAAATTATCTGATCACGACCTAACTGCCGTTACAGGGGCAAGCCTTAATAGTAACGGAGAGCTTATTATCAGTCGCGTTATCATTAATGACGCCGGACACACCAACAAAAGTGCGATTTATAAGTTAAACCCTGATACAGGAAGCACCTGTTATATCAATACATTACCAATACGAATAAATGACCTTACATATAACCCAAATGGTAGCAATACATGCTATACCGTTTCTGGTTGCGGCGGCACACCAACCCCTCCTTCGCCACCGTCTTTTACGTTAACGAGTATTGAAAACACGGTTTATGAAGGAAGTACCCTTAGCTATCAAATTACCTTAAGTAAAGCCTTCGAGCAGGACGTCAGCTTTTCGGTGGCGGTCAATGATGTGACAACGCAATCAAATGACTACGTAGCACCACCTACTTCATTGGTAATACCTACGGGCAGCACAACTGCTACCATTCAAATAGCAACAATAGACGATACTGAGTACACTGGCGATCGGGAACTCTCTTTGGGCGTAACTGGCGTGAGCAATACCTCAGGCAATGAAACCCTATCGGGAAACATACTCGACAATGAAACCGCGTGTGTGCCTGACAACTACACGCGGATCAATTACGCGTTCGTCAGAGAAGATTCGTTATTCAATAACGACTGGGGTATCAAAGTAAATGGCCAGTATATTAAATTGCTTGATGAATACGGCAGTGCCGGCAGCTATGACATCCTTCAAGGACAATCCTTTACCTATGTGCTCGCTATTGATGGTAACAGTAATGCTCTATCAACCAAGTACCAAGTTTCAGGTACCAACCAACGTTGGGAAGATCAAAACGATAATGATTACAATGACTTTGAGGTCAGTGTGACAACACAAACCATTCAAAAAGGTTGTAATTAA